The Apium graveolens cultivar Ventura chromosome 3, ASM990537v1, whole genome shotgun sequence sequence AAGCaacttaatttgtattttgtacgAAGCCCTAATAGCAATATTTTTATTTTGGCTGCATATAGTATTAGTTTTCCATCACAGTATAGCAACTCTGGCACAACAGATCATTTAAGTTGATATATGAGATAATTAATAATTTCAACCAAGAAAAATCCAACTAGAGTAAGGTTGCAATCATAATAAGTTTACATATAGATCACTATAAAAAAGAGAGTGAGCGTCTCAAATTAAATGGATTAACTTGAACACAACAACAATCTTTGGCCTCGTTGCAAGACATGGACCAGAGTGTAAAAACAATAAACTAGGGCTCGCTTTACATATTAATACTATAGGTGACATTTTTCCTTTTACTTCTTTTGGTTTTTtgttttcttattttaattttcaaCATGCCCTTTTTTCCCcgaaatttattaaaataatttcagaTTTCCTTGTCGACTTAGTAATCAGATATGTGAAGCCAAAAATTATTTTCAGGAAACATTCCAAGGTAATAAATACATACAGATGCATCGTGTAATAAAGAAAGAAGAATCACCGTGAAATGAGAATCCAAACATTGCATCCACCAGAACGTCAAAGTTATCTGATAACTCCGTAGGCAGATCTTCCACTGGGATGAAAGAAACTCCTAGCGACTCGAGCTACAAAATTATTGAAATAAATGAACATTTAAGATAATTAAAACAATGGATTTCATAAGATTTGTaatttgagattttaaatttcTATACCTGAGTTACCAAACCTGTATAAAGAGTCTTTGCAGTGCGCTTTGGATAACAAATAACAGGTTTATATCCAAAGTGATGTAGATGACGAGCGGCAACAAGACCATCACCACCATTGTTTCCGGGACCGCAAATTACAAGTACGTTGTTATATTTGTCTGCTGTATAGACCTTTTGGGAAAAAAAGGATCTCGTTATAATTCATCAATGCTGTTTAATGAAAAAAGGTATAACGCATCCTTTAGGATCATATAACTTCAAAGATTCCGGTGAATCGACAATGGTGTCCTTAAAAGTAAAATATTTGAGATACTGTGTTTCTATGACACATAGTGTCACAGATATTTCCAAACTCTACATAGAATTTGATTATCCGGAAGAGATCACCTAAAGCAGCTAGTGTAACATGTATCGATTTAATAACAGGTTATCAAGTGACAGTTACTCAAATTTTTTAAGTTGTACTTTAAGCATCAAATATACTCTACCCGTACTAATAGATGACATGTATCCGCAAAGACTTGTTATGCTGGAAAGGACTCAATATCCACAGCATGGATTGAAAAATGAAACTaaccaaaatattttttttctctctATTTCTCATATATCCGGACTATAATTTGTTTACCTTAACGTTTTCATGTTATCATATTAAAACTAAGAGGAAACATGAAGTGAAATTCATTCACCCCTTACCTCTGCTATTGCTGAGGCAACACTTAAACCAGCCAATTCCTACAAATATGAAGCACTTAATCATTAGAAAAAGACTTGATTATCGTATTAGCAAGGCCAAAAGACAAAAATTTACTTACCATTAGCTGATCAACACTAAAGCCTAAAGGGCCCATAAGAATCTCATCAACTTCAGCTGCTTCTTTCTGGCATAAATAAGAAATGGCATCCGAATTCTCTATACTTTGCAGTGACGAAACCATTCTACTTGCCATAACTCTCCCTCCACCGGAACTCCTACAGAAACCTCGAGTTTCGAATCGGGAAGTTTTACCTAAAAAACCCTACAATTATAGAAATAGATAGTTGTTAACGACAATCAAACCGTCACAGATATAATACTACATGTGTGTGGAAAGAGTGCAAATACCAAATAATACATATAGACAAAGTGAATTACAAAAAATTAATACTGTAGTTTGTGGCAATGAAACCATCCACCCCCCCTCCCTCTCTCACACACAGGGTCGTTAATCATTATAGGCTAAAAACCAATTTAGCGCGAGATCTGTAAACACCAGATACGATTCACCTGGTACAATAATGCAAATTATTGATCATAATAATACAATTCACTTAAAACCATCTCATCACCAATAATAAACATTTGTGAATTGTGATaagttttcattttaattttggCTTCATTTAAGCGTGATTACGCCCATAATCCACGACTTACAAGGTTTTACCTAATTGATAATAGTCCTTAGCAGCAATTGAATCACTCAGACAATATATATAAGTTTGTGCTCAAATTGGAACTTAAAATGAGAATCATTAATTTTAATGGTTAAACAAGCAACATAATGCAAATCAACAATCACGAGCTCACaaaatgataataataataataataattacgAGTTGAATTGAATCGAAATCACCAATTTCAACTACATAAATCACATTTCTCACACGAAGACGGTAATTATTGGATAATAAACCCTATATACAAACATATGTgcagagagagggagggagggagggagagagagtgagtgagagagagatagagagagttACAGAGGGAGGAGAGAGCAAGCGGGAGAGGGAGAGAttagagagagagggagagagggggggagagagatTACCGAGAGAgaggaggagggagagagagagagagggagagattAGAAAGAGAGACAGAGAGGAGAGGGAGAGATTAGAGAGAgcgagagagggagggagagggagggagggagagggagggagagaggcagggagagggagggagagggagggagggggggagagagagagagagagagagagagagagagagattaccGAGAGAGGAGAGATTACGGAGAGAGAAGTAGGGGGAGATTTGGGAAGAGAAGAGTTGAGAGCAGAAGAGGAGGAAGAGCCGGGAAGAAGAAGTAATTGAGCGAGAAAACAAGTGGTAGTACTAATACATGTCATAGTTTTGCATTTCCGCAATAACAATTGCATTTTAACACCACCATCACCATCACCCCTCCTGTTCTTTTTTCTTCATTTCTACCCAGTTTTGCGTGTTTCTGCGTGCGGACACTGGTTCCCCCTTTATTTTATCTTTAGTTTTTCAAATTAATAATGAAATCACCTAATTGTTTTGGATAATATTGAATTTTTTAATGTGAAATTCGTTAATTTTCTGTAGTTTGGACTTTTTATTAATTCAACGCCAcctaatttttttatattataacAACATTTTAGAAAATGAAAACTATCTTAATATGAAATTTCGCTTGAGTTTTCGGTTTATCACTGCCAAGGGCTTTATATATTTCAGGGCGGTTTAATCCAGTGATGAAGGTCCAGTTTATGACAAATTACAGATTAAAAATAAGTAGAAGTGTAATAGCTAGACTCCGTTTGGTATTGTTGTCGCAGACGGTTACTTCAACTTTTTGCTGAAAACTATCAGAATGTTGTTATGTAGGTTCCAAAAACTGCTGTCCGGAAAAGCGCTTTTGGTTCAAAAGTTGTTGTTAGCAAAAATATATCCCCTCGTGCTTTTGAAAAAAGATGTCTTCGGCTTTTGCGAGAAGTAATTATCAGTTTCATCatcaaacattctcaaaaatattatttttctaaattatatattaaaatatgcataaattaaaaaagtTACCAAATAGTTATCTAATTTTCTGACAACACTTTTTCCACCAACACAGCAGTTTTCAACAGCACTCCCAAACCTCAGTTTCATACCCTGTTCTAAAAATCACCGATTTTACCGACTAATCACTCCAATAGCTCCGTCGATTTGTTTTATAATTCGATTAATCACTGCACTTTTTtcttaaatttatatatttagtttaataaattattatattttattaaatacaTTCTATTAATTATCCGATTAATCACTAAAAAATTGCTTTATCGAATAATGCCGATTTCCGCTTTTTAGAACAATGGTTTGAGGCCATTTGCACCGAGGTTATACAGATGAAGACCTCAAGTCTAAAGAACCACATGAAATGGGGGACTGAAAATACAATTCTGCACAATCTTTCAGATTAGGGGTGAACTGTATATCTTTCCATCATCTAAGGAGCTTCCTCTAAACATCTCTATTGTTTTCTGGTTGCTAACTTCCTTCTCCTCATTTCAAGGAAGCTCAGTACTAACTTTGAACTTTTCTCATATGAAACGTATGAGGGGGTGTTTGGTTCATGGTTAATGTGCCCTGTTAACTGAAATCGGAACCTCAAAATCAAGTAATAGTGTTTGGATTAGCACTTTAGTGGTGTAGAATGGAAACCTCATTCCCTTTAGATGAGAAAATCAAATCCATCATAGCCCTTTGGTTTCCATTTCATTCTCTTTCCAACCCTCATTCCCATTCCCCATTCTCATTCCAATAATGCATCCGAACGCCCCCTAAAATTTTAATTGTCAGAGAAAGCACTGTGATGAATATCTCTGCTTAGACCATTATCTGTTCAAGTACTGAAAGGTCCTCAACAGACTCAAAATGCCAAAAAAAAAACTTAAGCCACTTTCATGATGTTCTTCAATCAGAAAAATCAAGTGCTAGAAGGTTACCCGCTTTAATGATGTTCTTCAATCAGAAAAATCAAGTGCCAGAAGGTTACCCTATTAGATATCCAAAGAAGATGGTGCAAGATGCGGTTAATATCTACTAAGATAAAAGACAGTACACAGGCTTTTGAATTAAGCTTAACTACGTATCCACATCTTTCCGTGTCATAAGGAGCTTTTTTGTTGTATTCCCTGGTTGGTAACTTCATTCTGTATCTTTTTTAGGAAACTCAGCATTAGCTCTAAACCCTTTTCATCTGAAATAAGAATTCCCGATTTGATTATAGTTATATTATAACCTTGACAAACATTATTTTGAGAAGGACTTGAATCTCTTCAGAGTTCAGACAGCACATATTTTGAAATAATACCTAGTCTTGGTACAACGTGCCCCTCGTGATGATGAATCACCACAGGATCTACAAATGATTCAAGGAGTAAAGCCCCACCTGATCTAAGGAAATCCAACTCGCCTGGAAATAAAAAGACTTGTTTATTCAAGCATCAGTAAAGCTAAAAAGATAAGCGCGATACACCAAAAATCAGCTACTAATTCATGACAATATACAGCCATATTTTCTCAGAGAAGGTTGGACACTCTTCAATTACTATGTCTGATTAACATACATGACAACTAACGAACGTATGGACAATCTGAAATGCGCAAGCGCCAAAAGGACCGGCTCAATTTAAAACGCTTAAGATTCTTCGATGTTGCTTAGACCTCTGATTCGAAGAACTAAGTGCCCGACCGCTAGATTGTTGCTAATGCTATTTAAACACAAGGACTGGCTCACTTTGAAACGCTTAAGGTTCTTCAATGTTGCTTAAACATCGGATTACAAGAATGAAGTGCTAGACGACTGCTAATGCTATTTACAACACTGAGAAAAGGTAGGGCTGCTAGTCCCTAGTGGTTCTCGCAATTTGCTTCAGACACTGTTTATAGGCCAAGTCGGTGACAGGTTGTACCATGGCTGGTGTCTTTTACATTCACTCAAAAGAATACCACTCTGTCAACTCTGAATTACAAGGTCGAACTCAATCCAGTTTCATgtatttcattttaaaattttaaagtaTTCAATATCAATTGATCAACCTTTTTCAAAATATATGTATCCTCATCCGGGATGCATTGAACTTAAAACATCATCATTTAAGTTGCATCGAATAAAATTATCCATCAGATAAGTATTAGCGGATATAGACCAAAGAACAAAATCGAAAAGAAAAATGTAATGTACCTAAAAAATGTAGAGACGGGCAACAAATTTTGTTTGAGAATGCCTTCTCAGCCCAAGCTTCATTCCTCAATTTAGTGCCACTAATTATGATTAAGCACTTTAATTTTGGTACTTTTGTAAGAGCCAATCCCTACAAACAATTCAAACACCGTAACTGATCTCCGCCATAAGTTAGTGCTCCCAAACAAAAAATGGACATCAATGAAAAATGTATCGCATACCTTGGCTTGTAATCCGGCCAATGCAGCTGATAACATGGATCCCTTAATAAAAAACCAGCCATAGCACATACATTTCAATCACAAACAAACATGAATGTACACAAATTTAAACAGAAAATTAAGTATCTAAACAAAGAAAGTAAAATGTACCTGCGAAAAACCAAGAAGACCATCAATAGGTCCATGCTTAATCATACACTCTTCAATGTACTCAACAGACTCATCAAAATTAGTATACACATATTCCTGCAAAATAAAACATTAAGAAAGGTTATCTTCATTTCTAGAAAACACAACTTCTCTGTCAAATAATACACaattatctctctctctctctcacacacacatacacacacacacaacctCTACCTCTACCTCTCTCTCTCCcactccctctctctctctcactctatCTCTCCCTCTCCCCTCTCTCTCCCACTccctctctctatctctctcacTCTATCTCTCCCTCTCCCctctctctctatctatctccctctcccctctctctctcacacacacaacTCTATCTATCTCTCTCCCCCCTCTCTATCTATCCCACTCCCtctatctctctccctctctcccctCTCTCTATCTCTCCCACTTGCTCTATCTCTCTCGCACACACACAACTTAAATGATGAGTTTGACCTTATTAGAGTTGAACCACTCATAATAAGGAGGATCAAAGAACCCCTCAACTCCAGATTTACCAATAGATGGAAAAGGAGCATCTGGAAAAACCAAATCAAGCTGATCAAGAACAGATTGAGGCCATTTTTGAAGCTGGGTTTTGAGTATAAGACCACTTGTTCTGAACCCATGTAGACACAACAACTTGGGCTTTCTTGTTTCTTTCATCACAGCTTCACTACTCATTGTACTGTAGTATTTCTTCAAGGCTGCGAATTTACAGATTCTTGTGGGGAGAAATTTGAACGAATTTATCATTTTTAGTAAGAATAAGAATGACGTGGAGAGAAAAAATGGTTTAATAATCGAGACAGTATAATCATTTTTCACAGTTTGTGTACTTTCTTCAGAAGCATTATTTTACAAGGTTTATTTATTGTTCACACGAGTTCCGATCAAAATTAGAAAGTTTGACTAAGAGCAACTCCAATAGCTTAACTGTTTGGAGTTTTAAAGTCAAATATAAGAAATATGGAGAGAAAAACTACTACAACACTATCTTAGTGATTCCTTAAATCACTAAGATTTACTAATATTTTCTTCTCATTCTTTATCTTTAGCTAACATTTCTCATcttctaacttttattttaaaaatatatatttgaaggaaacactttctctttctttactttatgttttctctttctttactttatgtaataatgttACTTTTTAATGATTAAATATTGTATAAGAAATGAATATAGGGAATATTATTGGAGTTGAAAATAATTATTGAAGTCTTAAGTTACTAAaattcaatattttatattaaatttaggTAATGAACTAAGAAACTATTGGAGATTCTATAAGTAATAAGGTTGTGTTGCTATTAGCCTCTAAAATCAGGTGGGCCCTAAATATCATTTTTAGTTGATAAATGGTTCAAAATATCATTTCGAAAATTATGacccataaatattattttacCACGCTACTTATAGCGTTTGGGTAAAAGACCCAAAATGCGTTGTGCAACATTTTCTTTTAAGGTGCAAAACTGGCATAATGTAACGTTTTGGCCCCAAAACACTGCATCATATAGCATTTTGACCCCAAAACACTGCTTCATCTAGCATCATGATATTAAACCTTTAAAAAAAACATCGTGTAGCATTTTAGTTTGTTTTCAAAACGGTGCCCGATGTAGGTGACATTTTTTTGCCATAATTTTCAGAAGTGACATTTTAAACCATTTTTTCTACCCCAAAGTGATATTTTGGTTCATTTCTCTTAGCATCGAGAGTAAAAATACATTGTGTAAATTATTTAGAATcgtaaaaaatattattttagcgagTTTATTATTTTTATCGATTAGTACTTCATTGAGTTTCAAATGTATTATTATTTCACTAAAAAAGATATAGTTTTTTatctaattataattatttaaatgaTTTAATTGTTAATTTTATGTGTCAATTACAGAAacaaattttgataaaaaaaaatcaaagtgctatttaagaaagagaaaataatttaaattaacgTGTAGCTTCATATGAAAAAAATTGCCCCGTTGCTGCAAAGTAAAATGGTGCTAAACTTcttcttttaaaaaaaaaaaaaaaactaaagCAACACAAGTGCTAGTGACAGCAAAAAATGTAGGTACATTTGACAAGCCTGCACACACACTGCCTGATTCTCTGAACAGTGGAATAAGAACAAGAAGAGCAACGACATTCGACGACGGTGCTGGAGGAATTCAGTCATTTATCGACAACAGAACATATGAATTTCCATGGGCGGTTGCTGAATGTTGACATTGTCGTGGCTGATGctagaataatataagatcccgAAAAGGGTCATTCTCTAAGGTTTTAAAGtaactggttccttgacatcATATTAGAGTTCAGGCTCGCAGAGTGTGAAGGTTTTTAGAGTAACCGGTTCCTTGAGAGGGTTTTAGAGTAACTGGTTCCTTGACAACTGACTCCTCTTCTTGGCAGAGACATTGATGGCCAGGTTCAGCACAAATGAGCTAATGTGTGCCTGGTGTCTCCGCCGTGATCACGGTAGTGTCTGACTTGTGTCTTGAACTCgaattaaaatgaaataatataTATCAGTATACAAGATATCCGTCGCAGATGGTGTAAAAGGCTTTTCAGTTGAGCTAATATCATAAAGAGCTTCTTCTAAAACTTGTTAGTTGTTTTTCCTGGCTGTTAAATTCATTATGTATCGTTTCGAGGAAGCTGAGCATCAGGTCTAATCCATTTTCATCTGAAAGAAGAAATAACCATTTGGTTAAACTAATAATTTGCTTACTCTTGACAAACAACTTTTATGAGAGACTTGAATATCTTTAGAGATCAGATTTCAGACAGCAGCTACAACACATTTTTTGAAATATTACCTAGTCTTGGTATAGTGTGCCCCTCACCATGATGAATCACTACAGGATTTACAAATGATTCTAGGAGTACAGTTCCATATGGTTTCAGGAAATCCGTCTCGCCTGAACGGAAAAAGAGACTTCTTACAGTATCAGTAGAATGCACTAAGCACAGCTAATTTTATACTTTTCTAAAAGAATGTTGAACACTTTTCGACTAATATGCATGATCAACACTTAAGACTAATGTATGCTTAAGATGATATCAGAAGTGAATTGATATGTCTGTGCAAAGGTTTACTAGATTGTGAATTGTGAATTGCTAGTTAAGGCTAAATATAACCTCTGCAGTCCATTTAAACACAGAATCTGCATATTTTTGTTTCTAAATTTCATATTCAGAAAAAGCATTAAGCTTTCGCTGAAGCACGAGAATCGACTTAATTGGAAACACTTAAACTGCTTCACGGATGCTTAAATCTCCGGAACTGCAACTTGCTAGAAGGTTAAATGACCGGTAATGCTTTTCATAAAACTGATTAAAGTTGTTTTTTGATAGTCAACACTGATTGAAATTGAGGACTTATGCTCTTGTGGTTCCATATAAATTGCTATGAACTATTCACAGGTTAAGTCTATAACAGGTGGTATCCTGACTCGTGTCTTTCATTTTCAGAATCCAGTTTATGGGGCCCTAATATACATATATCATgaaaattcatatatatttacttaaaaaattagaaatttttgGGGCCCTTATGTATCGGGGGCCCTAGGCGCAAATTTTACTCGCCTATCGTCAGGTCCACCCCTACCTGAATCTACTTGCATATATTTCAGTTTAAAGGATCAGAAACATTGACTTTTTCAAGTTTTTTACATCTAGCATCAGCAATGGTGGCTAAATTATCTAGAAATTTCACATTAAACACTCAAAGTATCGAATTGTGCATAAGATAAAGTATCGAATACTAGAACAACAAAGATGTACCTAGAAAATGCAGGGACGGGCAACAAACTGCGTTAGAGAACGCTTTCTCAGCCCAAGCTTCATTCAGTAACCTAGCACCGCTGATTATGATCAAGAACTTCAGTTTTGGTACTTTTGTAAGAGCCAAACCCTACAAACAATTTCGAAAACCATAACTAATCTTCACCTTAAATCAGTGACAACAAAAAGATGGACATCAATGCAAACATATCACACACCTTGGCTTGCAATCCAGCCAATGCAGCTGCTAACATGGATCCCTTAAAATGCGCATCAAACATGTAGTTTTGGTCACAAACTAGATTTTACAAAGAAAATAAATTCCGTGATCTATAAAAAGTAAATGTACCTGCGAAAATCCAAGAAGGCCATCAATAGGTCCGTGCTTAGTTATACACTCTTGAATATACTCAACAGGCTTGTCAAAATCTACATACTCTGTGAATTCCTGCATATTTAAACATAAATAGATGATTTTCATTCTCTcgataaaaatgtttgaagtaaCCAGTCCATCATGTTAAGTAACCGGTCCATctaaggtgttagaggaaggtaACATGAATACTCTTCAATAAAATGAGCTCGGATCATATACGATACATAAATTAGTACCTTGTTAGAAGACTGGAACCACTCGTAAAAAGGAGGATCAAAGAATCCTTCAACCTGCGATTTTCCGGTAGACGTAAAAGGAGCATCTGGGAAAACCAGCTCAAGCTGATCAAGAACAGATTTCGGCCATTTTCGAAGCTGAATTTCAAGTATACAACCACTTGTTCTGAACCCATGAAGACACAACAGCTTAAGTTTTCTTTTCTGTTCGATCAAAACTCGGCTGCTCATCGTATCGAATTTTCTCGAATGCTCTGAATTTGCAGATGACTGTGTAGAGAAATCAGAGAGGAATCAGGAATGCATGATCAAGATCAAGATCATGTTTTGACTTAAATAGAAATGTTAGTGTGACTGTTAAAAACAGACAAGTAGGCCTTGTAAATCACCTAGATTGGACCATACTCAATCATGTCATGCGATAAACCCTGCTAGATACGATGGTTTAGTTCGAGATTAAGCCGTCGAAAGTCAACTTTATATTAATCTAAattcgatttcaacacaagtttAAAAAAACGTGCTAAATAATTAGTATATTTTGTACTACAGTTTAAGCTTAAAACATGGCATATTTTGAATGTAAAACGTTAATGTTACAGCCAAAAAGTAGAATATAATATTTCATATTGTGTTTGTTTACCtgcaatttttttaatttttccgACTTGCACATGTTTATACTCTTATTTTTTATTGCAAGTCATGTGTATACATTATATTTATTATGCTATTAGATTAAAGTATATTAATTATTTACTATAGAAATCTATCAAAACCATAATTATAATACTTATTACAAGTATCATAAAAGTTATTGTAATATTTATAATTTCTAAATTCCAGATTACTTGTAAACTTGTCAATATAAAAAATTTGAATATTCTTATTATTACCAAACAGTGATATttatcttttatttatttttaattaaaattataaataaaattaataatttctACGTACTTTATTTTCTCTTCCCCTATTTAATTCTGTACCTAATTCTGCACCAGACCTTATt is a genomic window containing:
- the LOC141711351 gene encoding uncharacterized protein LOC141711351 isoform X2, which encodes MINSFKFLPTRICKFAALKKYYSTMSSEAVMKETRKPKLLCLHGFRTSGLILKTQLQKWPQSVLDQLDLVFPDAPFPSIGKSGVEGFFDPPYYEWFNSNKEYVYTNFDESVEYIEECMIKHGPIDGLLGFSQGSMLSAALAGLQAKGLALTKVPKLKCLIIISGTKLRNEAWAEKAFSNKICCPSLHFLGELDFLRSGGALLLESFVDPVVIHHHEGHVVPRLDEKGLELMLSFLKKIQNEVTNQGIQQKSSL
- the LOC141711351 gene encoding uncharacterized protein LOC141711351 isoform X1, with protein sequence MINSFKFLPTRICKFAALKKYYSTMSSEAVMKETRKPKLLCLHGFRTSGLILKTQLQKWPQSVLDQLDLVFPDAPFPSIGKSGVEGFFDPPYYEWFNSNKEYVYTNFDESVEYIEECMIKHGPIDGLLGFSQGSMLSAALAGLQAKGLALTKVPKLKCLIIISGTKLRNEAWAEKAFSNKICCPSLHFLVFLFPGELDFLRSGGALLLESFVDPVVIHHHEGHVVPRLDEKGLELMLSFLKKIQNEVTNQGIQQKSSL
- the LOC141710499 gene encoding rhodanese-like domain-containing protein 6 isoform X2, which gives rise to MSSRVLIEQKRKLKLLCLHGFRTSGCILEIQLRKWPKSVLDQLELVFPDAPFTSTGKSQVEGFFDPPFYEWFQSSNKEFTEYVDFDKPVEYIQECITKHGPIDGLLGFSQGSMLAAALAGLQAKGLALTKVPKLKFLIIISGARLLNEAWAEKAFSNAVCCPSLHFLDENGLDLMLSFLETIHNEFNSQEKQLTSFRRSSL
- the LOC141710499 gene encoding uncharacterized protein LOC141710499 isoform X1; the encoded protein is MSSRVLIEQKRKLKLLCLHGFRTSGCILEIQLRKWPKSVLDQLELVFPDAPFTSTGKSQVEGFFDPPFYEWFQSSNKEFTEYVDFDKPVEYIQECITKHGPIDGLLGFSQGSMLAAALAGLQAKGLALTKVPKLKFLIIISGARLLNEAWAEKAFSNAVCCPSLHFLGETDFLKPYGTVLLESFVNPVVIHHGEGHTIPRLDENGLDLMLSFLETIHNEFNSQEKQLTSFRRSSL